One Camelina sativa cultivar DH55 chromosome 3, Cs, whole genome shotgun sequence genomic window carries:
- the LOC104777089 gene encoding probable receptor-like protein kinase At1g30570, with product MSKLRKKILVVVICVLIVFTCVVGYGEAQSKSFLVDCGSNTTTEVDGRTWVGDLSPNKSLTLQGFDATTTTTTAASTSKPSSELYKTALVFETVLNYTFEGITHGNYFVRLHFSPFAIENHNVNESSFSVYADGLRLMRDINIPGEIAHKNIILQSSSHNATASSLVKEFILPIGQGELVLSFLPQKGSFGFVNAIEIVPVDDKLFKESVTKVGGSEVELGLGGRGIETMYRLNVGGPKLGPSQDLKLYRTWETDSSYMVIENAGVDVTNSSNITYAFPNESPVAPLLVYETARTMTNTEVLEKRFNISWKFEVDPNFDYLVRLHFCELVVDKQNQRIFRIYINNQTAAGNFDIFAHAGGKNKGIYQDYFDPVSSKNDILWIQLGPDTSVGASGTDALLSGLEIFKLSKNGNLAHLIRFDSTGHSVDDSKMRIIWISVGAGVATIIFVMFLGILVVCFCKKRRNKANESKNNPPGWRPLFLHVNNSTANAKATGGSLRLNTLAASTMGRKFTLAEIRAATKNFDDGLAIGVGGFGKVYRGELEDGTLIAIKRATPHSQQGLAEFETEIVMLSRLRHRHLVSLIGFCDEHNEMILVYEYMANGTLRSHLFGSNLPPLSWKQRLEACIGSARGLHYLHTGSERGIIHRDVKTTNILLDENFVAKMSDFGLSKAGPSMDHTHVSTAVKGSFGYLDPEYFRRQQLTEKSDVYSFGVVLFEAVCARAVINPTLPKDQINLAEWALSWQKQRSLESIIDPNLRGIYSPESLEKYGEIAEKCLADEGKNRPMMGEVLWSLEYVLQLHEAWLRKQNGENSFSSTKL from the coding sequence ATGTCGAAGCTAAGGAAAAAAATTCTGGTAGTTGTTATATGTGTGTTAATAGTCTTCACTTGTGTTGTTGGCTATGGAGAAGCTCAGTCCAAGAGTTTCCTTGTAGATTGTGGCTCAAATACTACAACTGAAGTAGATGGAAGAACATGGGTTGGTGATTTATCTCCCAACAAGAGTTTGACCTTGCAAGGATTTGAtgccactactactactactactgctGCATCCACTTCGAAACCAAGTTCTGAGTTATATAAGACTGCTCTTGTCTTCGAGACTGTGTTAAACTACACATTTGAAGGTATAACTCATGGGAATTACTTTGTCAGGCTCCATTTCAGCCCTTTCGCCATTGAGAACCACAATGTGAATGAGTCTTCTTTCAGCGTCTATGCAGATGGTCTGAGACTGATGCGTGACATCAACATCCCTGGAGAGATCGCgcataaaaatataatcttgCAAAGCTCTAGTCACAATGCTACTGCCTCTTCCTTGGTTAAAGAGTTTATTTTACCTATCGGACAGGGGGAACTGGTTTTAAGTTTCTTGCCGCAGAAAGGGTCTTTCGGGTTTGTCAATGCTATTGAGATAGTTCCTGTTGATGATAAGCTTTTCAAGGAATCAGTTACTAAAGTGGGTGGAAGCGAAGTGGAGCTTGGTTTGGGCGGACGAGGGATCGAAACTATGTATAGGCTAAACGTTGGTGGTCCTAAGCTAGGTCCAAGCCAAGATCTTAAGCTATATAGAACATGGGAAACAGATTCAAGCTACATGGTGATTGAGAACGCTGGTGTAGATGTCACGAACAGCTCAAATATCACATATGCTTTTCCTAATGAATCGCCTGTGGCTCCTCTTCTTGTTTATGAAACTGCTAGGACGATGACGAACACTGAAGTCTTGGAGAAACGGTTCAACATATCTTGGAAATTTGAAGTGGATCCTAATTTCGACTACTTGGTGAGGCTTCATTTCTGCGAGCTTGTTGTTGATAAGCAGAATCAGAGGATATTTAGGATATACATAAACAACCAGACGGCTGCTGGTAACTTTGATATATTTGCTCACGCGGGAGGGAAGAACAAAGGTATATATCAAGATTACTTTGATCCGGTCTCCTCTAAGAACGACATTCTCTGGATTCAACTCGGACCTGACACATCTGTTGGTGCTTCTGGAACTGATGCTCTTCTGAGTGGTCTTGAGATTTTCAAGCTCAGCAAGAATGGGAATCTTGCTCATCTCATCAGGTTTGATTCGACTGGTCACTCGGTAGATGACTCAAAGATGAGGATTATTTGGATCAGTGTTGGTGCTGGTGTAGCAACTATCATCTTTGTCATGTTCTTGGGAATCTTGGTAGTATGTTTCTGCAAGAAAAGGCGAAACAAAGCAAATGAGTCCAAAAACAATCCTCCCGGGTGGCGTCCATTGTTCTTGCATGTTAATAACAGTACTGCAAACGCCAAAGCAACGGGAGGCTCGCTGAGACTGAACACTCTTGCGGCATCTACAATGGGTAGGAAGTTTACACTAGCTGAGATTCGTGCAGCTACCAAGAACTTTGATGATGGTTTAGCTATTGGAGTTGGAGGGTTTGGTAAGGTCTACAGAGGAGAGCTTGAAGATGGAACTCTCATAGCTATAAAACGAGCCACCCCACATTCTCAGCAAGGACTTGCTGAATTTGAAACCGAGATCGTGATGCTCTCAAGACTTAGGCATAGGCATCTTGTGTCATTGATCGGGTTCTGCGATGAGCACAATGAGATGATCTTGGTTTATGAATACATGGCAAATGGAACTCTGAGGAGTCATCTTTTTGGAAGCAACCTTCCTCCGTTATCATGGAAGCAACGTCTTGAAGCTTGTATAGGCTCTGCGCGAGGATTGCATTACCTTCACACAGGCTCTGAGAGAGGAATCATTCACAGAGATGTCAAgacaacaaacatattactAGATGAGAACTTTGTGGCAAAGATGTCTGATTTTGGGCTGTCGAAAGCTGGACCGTCCATGGACCATACTCATGTCAGTACAGCTGTGAAAGGAAGTTTCGGGTATCTTGATCCTGAGTACTTTAGAAGGCAACAGTTGACAGAGAAGTCAGATGTTTACTCTTTTGGTGTTGTGTTGTTCGAAGCTGTTTGTGCTCGAGCTGTTATAAACCCGACTTTGCCTAAAGACCAGATCAACCTTGCGGAATGGGCTTTAAGCTGGCAAAAACAGAGATCTCTCGAGTCCATCATCGACCCAAATCTGAGGGGAATCTATAGTCCTGAATCGTTGGAGAAGTACGGGGAGATAGCAGAGAAATGCTTAGCAGATGAAGGGAAGAACAGGCCAATGATGGGAGAAGTATTGTGGAGCTTGGAGTATGTTTTGCAACTTCATGAAGCTTGGCTGCGCAAACAGAATGGAGAAAACTCGTTTTCGAGCACCAAGCTTTAG
- the LOC104777088 gene encoding putative glycerol-3-phosphate transporter 3 encodes MASWTSSEFLYEEVKPPGIHFLERFKRSGKLSFKQYQGMVFVLTFIAYIAFHATRKPNSIVKGTLSEQPTGHFKGPKNGGWAPFDGPDGTALLGQIDLAFLSVYAVGMFVAGHLGDRLDLRTFLTIGMVGTGVCTAMFGFAFWANIHSFYYFLAIQTLAGWFQSIGWPCVVAVLGNWFDKKRRGVIMGVWSAHTSIGNIIGSLIATGLLKFGWGWSFVGPALLITFLGIVVYLFLPVNPPAVEAERDGTEVDSTMRLGNTITESFLSSRMSTGFDRRAVGFLAAWKIPGVAPFAFCLFFTKLVSYTFLYWLPFYVSQTEIGGEHLSQETSGNLSTLFDVGGVVGGILAGYFSDQLDGRAITAGGFIYLTIPALFLYRIYGHVSMTINIILMFVAGLFVNGPYALITTAVAADLGTHKSLKGNARALATVTAIIDGTGSVGAAIGPVLTGYIAAVSWDAVFYMLMTAALISGLLLTTLIIGEVKTLLYGSSEEDEVDAASASRPPIDVLI; translated from the coding sequence ATGGCGTCGTGGACTTCATCTGAATTCCTCTATGAAGAAGTAAAACCACCGGGTATTCATTTCCTAGAACGTTTCAAGCGTTCAGGCAAACTCTCTTTCAAGCAATACCAAGGGATGGTCTTTGTCTTGACCTTCATCGCCTATATTGCCTTCCACGCAACCCGAAAGCCAAACAGCATCGTCAAAGGAACACTCTCTGAACAACCAACCGGACATTTCAAGGGGCCAAAGAATGGTGGATGGGCTCCTTTCGATGGTCCAGATGGAACAGCGTTGCTTGGACAAATCGATTTGGCTTTCCTCTCTGTTTATGCCGTTGGAATGTTTGTGGCCGGTCATTTGGGTGATCGTTTGGACCTCAGGACGTTTCTAACAATAGGTATGGTCGGGACAGGAGTGTGTACCGCTATGTTTGGATTCGCTTTCTGGGCAAATATCCACAGTTTCTACTATTTCTTGGCGATTCAGACATTAGCAGGGTGGTTTCAGTCTATTGGATGGCCTTGCGTGGTGGCAGTTTTGGGGAACTGGTTTgataagaagaggagaggtGTTATCATGGGTGTATGGAGTGCTCATACATCAATTGGGAATATCATAGGATCTTTAATAGCTACAGGGCTTTTGAAATTTGGTTGGGGATGGTCTTTTGTTGGTCCGGCTCTGCTCATTACGTTTCTTGGCATTGTGGTTTACCTATTCTTGCCTGTGAACCCTCCTGCTGTTGAAGCTGAGAGAGATGGGACTGAAGTTGATTCCACAATGAGACTCGGTAACACCATCACAGAGAGTTTCTTAAGCTCTAGGATGAGTACTGGATTCGATAGAAGAGCCGTAGGGTTCTTAGCCGCTTGGAAAATCCCCGGTGTTGCTCCTTTTGCCTTCtgtctcttcttcaccaaattggtCTCTTACACTTTCCTCTATTGGCTTCCTTTCTATGTAAGCCAGACTGAGATAGGAGGTGAACATTTGTCACAAGAGACATCAGGCAACTTATCGACACTCTTCGATGTTGGAGGCGTTGTTGGAGGAATCTTAGCTGGATATTTCTCTGATCAGCTCGACGGGAGAGCAATCACAGCCGGAGGATTCATCTACTTAACAATCCCAGCTCTGTTCCTCTACAGAATCTACGGTCATGTCTCAATGACAATCAATATCATCCTCATGTTCGTAGCTGGATTATTTGTTAATGGACCTTACGCTCTCATCACAACCGCGGTTGCAGCTGATCTCGGTACTCACAAATCGCTTAAAGGCAATGCAAGGGCTTTAGCTACAGTTACTGCTATTATAGATGGAACAGGGTCAGTTGGTGCAGCGATTGGACCAGTTCTTACAGGTTACATCGCTGCGGTTAGCTGGGATGCTGTGTTTTACATGTTGATGACTGCGGCTTTGATCTCTGGATTGTTGCTCACTACCCTTATTATAGGAGAAGTGAAAACTTTGTTGTATGGATCATCTGAGGAAGATGAAGTTGATGCTGCTTCTGCGTCAAGACCTCCCATTGATGTCCTCATATGA
- the LOC104777091 gene encoding RNA polymerase I-specific transcription initiation factor rrn3-like isoform X1, whose translation MGAQEVLSIPFCSNPVDNTEYSDTQLVHAVRKALASVQNGDTDHYTQLIGMMMYPKYSDFDSVVQLETLLKALSGSVACIDVVHHRDLLSTIFTMSLWDHRPNVMDALVDLIISLAVTSGKYLDLCLNMLVSNFFPPPSVTDEKKQEVRLRVHEALHKISYLIPLAPSKLAPILAQRMPKIHIKDQDSLIVTWTYVDNLLKLESSPIGKVVGSMIFMVVMERLRDLDLESGSDDILQDDSNIGMFDMELEYAVESTMNEGDEVIFAIYAEFPNMTLYSNDRELLDYKFPLGALYQNASHGNVVSDLLDKLMDLAFEHLNFCHNTGRLDEVFEILFESFENYILNTCKTKFSQFLMFYACSLDPENCGVKFASKLLEIYLSSNKTRLNRMSAVSYLASYLSRGKFLPPSFVATMLKRLVDECAEYCRTCNDGMKPKAHQVFYSGCQAILYVLCFRMRSILDIPRFQSLLTPLESTLCHKLNPLMVCHPSVVSEFLKQAKAGGLFVVSEAFNFNDLQESELSRAFGSFERLEPFSPYLLKMSSRLEDLISRHFNVWSMPKTTCDEDDEVIVNEDGETEEDWDDEDELDKEMSTPKYSFMRDTERLLKMPSRIIPSTSPPESFLM comes from the exons ATGGGAGCACAAGAAGTTCTGAGTATTCCTTTCTGCTCAAATCCTGTTGACAACACTGAATATAGTGACACACAGTTGGTGCATGCCGTTAGAAAAGCGCTTGCATCTGTCCAAAAT GGGGACACCGACCATTATACTCAGCTTATTGGAATGATGATGTACCCTAAATATTCTGATTTCGATTCAGTGGTGCAGCTTGAG ACACTCTTGAAAGCTCTATCAGGGTCTGTTGCTTGCATAGATGTAGTTCACCATAGAGATCTTCTTTCTACT ATTTTTACAATGAGCTTGTGGGATCACAGACCTAACGTTATGGATGCATTGGTGGACTTAATCATATCACTG GCCGTTACTAGTGGGAAATATCTGGACCTTTGTTTGAATATGCTCGTAAGTAATTTCTTTCCACCTCCTTCTGTGACGGATGAAAAGAAGCAGGAAGTTCgtttgcgggtgcatgaagccCTTCACAAGATTTCTTATCTAATTCCTCTTGCTCCCTCGAAATTAGCGCCTATACTTGCGCAGAGAATGCCTAAAATTCACATTAAGGACCAGGActct ttgaTAGTGACATGGACATATGTGGATAACCTGTTGAAGTTGGAGAGTAGCCCAATCGGAAAAGTTGTTGGCAGCATGATTTTTATGGTGGTGATGGAGAGGTTGCGAGATTTGGAT TTGGAAAGTGGATCGGATGATATTCTCCAAGATGACTCTAATATAGGCATGTTTGATATGGAACTTGAATATGCAGTTGAAAGCACTATGAATGAAGGAGACGAGGTAATTTTTGCTATCTATGCAGAATTCCCAAACATGACTCTATATAGTAATGATCGAGAGTTGCTAGATTACAAG TTTCCACTGGGGGCTCTATATCAAAATGCTTCACATGGAAATGTAGTCTCTGATCTATTGGACAAATTGATGGACCTAGCTTTTGAACATCTCAATTTCTGTCATAACACTGGTCGTTTGGATGAG GTTTTTGAAATCCTCTTTGAGTCGTTTGAGAACTATATTCTGAACACgtgcaaaacaaaattttcacag TTTCTGATGTTCTATGCGTGCTCGCTAGATCCTGAAAATTGTGGTGTAAAATTTGCCAGTAAGCTGTTGGAGATATATCTCTCCAGCAACAAAACTCGACTTAATAG GATGAGTGCAGTGTCTTATCTAGCTAGCTACTTGTCTCGTGGAAAGTTTTTGCCTCCTTCTTTTGTTGCTACCATGTTGAAAAG ATTGGTGGACGAGTGTGCGGAATATTGCAGAACATGCAACGATGGTATGAAGCCTAAAGCACACCAAGTGTTTTATTCTGGATGTCAG GCAATCTTGTATGTCCTATGTTTCCGTATGAGATCCATCCTAGACATTCCTCGCTTTCAGTCGCTGCTTACACCATTGGAGTCAACTTTATGTCACAAACTAAACCCATTGATG GTGTGCCATCCGTCTGTAGTTTCCGAGTTCCTTAAACAAGCGAAAGCTGGTGGTCTGTTTGTTGTCTCAGAAGCCTTCAATTTCAATGACCTACAGGAGTCTGAGCTCTCTCGTGCTTTTGGAAGCTTTGAAAGGCTTGAGCCGTTTAGCCCGTACTTGTTGAAAATGTCTAGCAG ACTAGAAGATCTTATCTCCCGGCACTTCAACGTCTGGTCAATGCCGAAAACGACTTGTGACGAAGATGATGAGGTCATAGTGAATGAAGATGGAGAGACTGAGGAGGACTGGGACGATGAAGATGAACTTGATAAGGAGATGTCTACTCCTAAATACTCTTTCATGCGAGACACAGAGAGGCTCTTGAAGATGCCTTCAAGAATCATACCATCCACTAGTCCTCCTGAATCCTTCTTAATGTAG
- the LOC104777091 gene encoding RNA polymerase I-specific transcription initiation factor rrn3-like isoform X2 produces the protein MGAQEVLSIPFCSNPVDNTEYSDTQLVHAVRKALASVQNGDTDHYTQLIGMMMYPKYSDFDSVVQLETLLKALSGSVACIDVVHHRDLLSTIFTMSLWDHRPNVMDALVDLIISLAVTSGKYLDLCLNMLVSNFFPPPSVTDEKKQEVRLRVHEALHKISYLIPLAPSKLAPILAQRMPKIHIKDQDSLIVTWTYVDNLLKLESSPIGKVVGSMIFMVVMERLRDLDLESGSDDILQDDSNIGMFDMELEYAVESTMNEGDEFPLGALYQNASHGNVVSDLLDKLMDLAFEHLNFCHNTGRLDEVFEILFESFENYILNTCKTKFSQFLMFYACSLDPENCGVKFASKLLEIYLSSNKTRLNRMSAVSYLASYLSRGKFLPPSFVATMLKRLVDECAEYCRTCNDGMKPKAHQVFYSGCQAILYVLCFRMRSILDIPRFQSLLTPLESTLCHKLNPLMVCHPSVVSEFLKQAKAGGLFVVSEAFNFNDLQESELSRAFGSFERLEPFSPYLLKMSSRLEDLISRHFNVWSMPKTTCDEDDEVIVNEDGETEEDWDDEDELDKEMSTPKYSFMRDTERLLKMPSRIIPSTSPPESFLM, from the exons ATGGGAGCACAAGAAGTTCTGAGTATTCCTTTCTGCTCAAATCCTGTTGACAACACTGAATATAGTGACACACAGTTGGTGCATGCCGTTAGAAAAGCGCTTGCATCTGTCCAAAAT GGGGACACCGACCATTATACTCAGCTTATTGGAATGATGATGTACCCTAAATATTCTGATTTCGATTCAGTGGTGCAGCTTGAG ACACTCTTGAAAGCTCTATCAGGGTCTGTTGCTTGCATAGATGTAGTTCACCATAGAGATCTTCTTTCTACT ATTTTTACAATGAGCTTGTGGGATCACAGACCTAACGTTATGGATGCATTGGTGGACTTAATCATATCACTG GCCGTTACTAGTGGGAAATATCTGGACCTTTGTTTGAATATGCTCGTAAGTAATTTCTTTCCACCTCCTTCTGTGACGGATGAAAAGAAGCAGGAAGTTCgtttgcgggtgcatgaagccCTTCACAAGATTTCTTATCTAATTCCTCTTGCTCCCTCGAAATTAGCGCCTATACTTGCGCAGAGAATGCCTAAAATTCACATTAAGGACCAGGActct ttgaTAGTGACATGGACATATGTGGATAACCTGTTGAAGTTGGAGAGTAGCCCAATCGGAAAAGTTGTTGGCAGCATGATTTTTATGGTGGTGATGGAGAGGTTGCGAGATTTGGAT TTGGAAAGTGGATCGGATGATATTCTCCAAGATGACTCTAATATAGGCATGTTTGATATGGAACTTGAATATGCAGTTGAAAGCACTATGAATGAAGGAGACGAG TTTCCACTGGGGGCTCTATATCAAAATGCTTCACATGGAAATGTAGTCTCTGATCTATTGGACAAATTGATGGACCTAGCTTTTGAACATCTCAATTTCTGTCATAACACTGGTCGTTTGGATGAG GTTTTTGAAATCCTCTTTGAGTCGTTTGAGAACTATATTCTGAACACgtgcaaaacaaaattttcacag TTTCTGATGTTCTATGCGTGCTCGCTAGATCCTGAAAATTGTGGTGTAAAATTTGCCAGTAAGCTGTTGGAGATATATCTCTCCAGCAACAAAACTCGACTTAATAG GATGAGTGCAGTGTCTTATCTAGCTAGCTACTTGTCTCGTGGAAAGTTTTTGCCTCCTTCTTTTGTTGCTACCATGTTGAAAAG ATTGGTGGACGAGTGTGCGGAATATTGCAGAACATGCAACGATGGTATGAAGCCTAAAGCACACCAAGTGTTTTATTCTGGATGTCAG GCAATCTTGTATGTCCTATGTTTCCGTATGAGATCCATCCTAGACATTCCTCGCTTTCAGTCGCTGCTTACACCATTGGAGTCAACTTTATGTCACAAACTAAACCCATTGATG GTGTGCCATCCGTCTGTAGTTTCCGAGTTCCTTAAACAAGCGAAAGCTGGTGGTCTGTTTGTTGTCTCAGAAGCCTTCAATTTCAATGACCTACAGGAGTCTGAGCTCTCTCGTGCTTTTGGAAGCTTTGAAAGGCTTGAGCCGTTTAGCCCGTACTTGTTGAAAATGTCTAGCAG ACTAGAAGATCTTATCTCCCGGCACTTCAACGTCTGGTCAATGCCGAAAACGACTTGTGACGAAGATGATGAGGTCATAGTGAATGAAGATGGAGAGACTGAGGAGGACTGGGACGATGAAGATGAACTTGATAAGGAGATGTCTACTCCTAAATACTCTTTCATGCGAGACACAGAGAGGCTCTTGAAGATGCCTTCAAGAATCATACCATCCACTAGTCCTCCTGAATCCTTCTTAATGTAG
- the LOC104778960 gene encoding uncharacterized protein LOC104778960 — protein sequence MSSSNTSSQSPEVAASTEVVPLANTSLLNINMANVTKLTASNYLMWSRQVQALLDGYDLVSFLDVACVKQDPTITKDGVTSPNPALTVWNRQDKLIYNALLGAISTYVQPLLSRASTTAEIWATLGGPVGKSAVSVPRLDRLGTIPHCGVSAPSDGLRGHRTVRGCYSHVRQLKQKLDGWKKGSRTIAEYFQGLIVKFDQLALLGKPETHEDQLEYILGGLPDDYKPIVDQTEARDTPPTLSELHEKLLNHEVKLLASASNVPAFPISANYTTNRSRPFKTNHQRSPNNQPTWSNQSHTGPTNQRSRRPYLGRCQICGTQGHSAKHCPQFRPPYSQPPFLPTPSNGWMPRANLAHATSSTPWIMDSGSTHHITSDIANLSLHQQYNGCDEVLIGDGSVATQFVFCCNP from the exons ATGTCTTCGTCAAACACAAGCTCCCAAAGTCCAGAGGTTGCTGCCTCTACCGAGGTCGTTCCTCTCGCCAACACCTCGCTGCTTAACATCAACATGGCCAATGTGACCAAACTCACCGCCTCCAACTACCTCATGTGGAGCCGTCAAGTCCAGGCTTTACTCGATGGATACGATCTGGTTTCCTTCCTCGATGTTGCCTGTGTCAAACAAGATCCAACAATCACTAAAGATGGCGTTACTTCGCCTAACCCAGCTCTCACCGTATGGAATCGCCAAGATAAGCTGATCTACAACGCTCTCCTTGGTGCCATCTCCACATATGTTCAACCTCTCCTCTCTCGCGCGTCCACCACTGCTGAGATCTGGGCCACTTTG ggaggaccggttGGGAAGTCTGCAGTttccgtccctcgactggaTCGCCTCGGTACAATTCCGCATTGTGGCGTCTCGGCGCCGTCCGATGGCCTCCGTGGTCATAGAACAGTTCGGGGGTGTTACAGCCATGTTCGTCAACTCAAGCAAAAACTAGATGGTTGGAAGAAAGGTTCACGCACCATTGCGGAATACTTTCAGGGTCTCATCGTCAAGTTTGATCAGCTAGCGCTTCTGGGCAAACCAGAAACTCATGAAGATCAACTTGAATACATTCTCGGTGGTCTTCCCGACGACTACAAACCCATCGTCGATCAAACTGAAGCCCGTGACACTCCGCCTACTCTTTCTGAACTCCATGAGAAGCTGCTCAATCATGAAGTGAAGCTGCTTGCCTCTGCTTCTAATGTCCCCGCTTTTCCGATCTCCGCGAACTACACCACCAATCGCTCTCGTCCTTTCAAGACTAATCATCAGCGCTCTCCCAACAACCAGCCCACCTGGTCCAATCAATCGCACACTGGTCCAACCAACCAGCGCTCTCGTCGGCCTTATCTTGGCCGTTGCCAAATCTGTGGAACACAAGGGCACTCTGCCAAGCACTGTCCGCAGTTTCGGCCTCCTTATTCGCAGCCTCCCTTTCTTCCCACGCCATCCAATGGATGGATGCCACGTGCAAATCTTGCTCATGCCACAAGTTCCACTCCTTGGATCATGGACTCCGGCTCCACTCATCATATAACTTCAGATATCGCCAACCTGTCTCTTCACCAGCAGTATAACGGTTGTGATGAGGTTCTCATTGGCGATGGTTCTGTTGCAACCcaatttgtgttctgttgcaacccatga
- the LOC104777090 gene encoding obg-like ATPase 1 has translation MPPKAKAKDAGPVERPILGRFSSHLKIGIVGLPNVGKSTLFNTLTKLSIPAENFPFCTIEPNEARVNIPDERFDWLCQTLKPKSEVPAFLEIHDIAGLVRGAHEGQGLGNNFLSHIRAVDGIFHVLRAFEDADIIHVDDIVDPVRDLETITEELRLKDIEFVGKKIDDVEKSMKRSNDKQLKIELELLQKVKAWLEDGKDVRFGDWKTADIEILNTFQLLSAKPVVYLINMNERDYQRKKNKFLPKIHAWVQEHGGDTMIPFSGVFERTLADMPPDEAAKYCEENKLQSALPRIIKTGFSAINLIYFFTAGPDEVKCWQIRRQSKAPQAAGAIHTDFERGFICAEVMKFEDLKELGNEPAVKAAGKYRQEGKTYVVQDGDIIFFKFNVSGGGKK, from the exons ATGCCTCCGAAAGCCAAAGCTAAAGATGCAGGTCCCGTCGAGAGGCCTATTCTTGGCCGCTTCTCTTCTCACCTCAAGATCGGAATT GTTGGATTGCCAAATGTTGGGAAATCTACTCTTTTCAACACTCTTACAAAGCTTTCAATTCCAGCTGAGAATTTCCCCTTTTGTACCATTGAGCCTAATGAGGCACGTGTGAATATCCCTGATGAGAGGTTCGATTGGCTTTGCCAAACGTTAAAGCCAAAGAGTGAG GTTCCAGCTTTCTTGGAAATTCATGACATTGCTGGGCTTGTTAGAGGAGCTCATGAAGGACAGGGACTTGGAAACAACTTCTTGTCCCATATTCGTGCTGTTGATGGAATCTTCCACGTTTTAC GTGCTTTTGAAGATGCTGATATTATCCATGTCGATGATATCGTTGATCCTGTTAGAGATTTGGAGACCATTACTGAAGAGTTGCGGCTAAAG GATATTGAATTCGTTGGAAAGAAGATTGATGATGTCGAGAAGAGCATGAAGAGGAGCAATGACAAGCAGCTAAAAATAGAACTTGAGCTCCTGCAAAAG GTAAAAGCTTGGCTGGAAGATGGAAAAGATGTCCGTTTTGGGGACTGGAAAACAGCTGATATCGAGATTTTGAACACTTTCCAATTGCTTTCTGCAAAGCCCGTTGTTTACTTG ATTAATATGAATGAGAGAGACTATCAGAGGAAGAAAAACAAGTTCTTGCCGAAGATTCATGCCTG GGTTCAAGAACACGGTGGTGATACTATGATTCCTTTCAGTGGCGTTTTTGAAAGGACTCTTGCTGATATGCCCCCAGATGAAGCAGCAAAGTATTGTGAGGAGAACAAACTGCAAAG TGCTCTTCCGAGGATCATCAAAACTGGATTTTCAGCCATTAACCTCATATATTTCTTTACAGCAGGGCCTGATGAG GTTAAGTGCTGGCAAATCAGACGTCAGTCAAAGGCTCCACAAGCTGCAGGGGCCATTCATACTGATTTTGAGAGAGGATTTATTTGTGCTGAG GTCATGAAATTCGAGGATCTCAAGGAACTCGGCAATGAACCTGCAGTCAAG GCTGCAGGAAAGTACAGACAGGAGGGGAAAACATATGTTGTTCAGGACGGGGATATCATTTTCTTCAAGTTCAATGTTTCTGGTGGTGGGAAGAAATGA